Below is a genomic region from Erigeron canadensis isolate Cc75 chromosome 7, C_canadensis_v1, whole genome shotgun sequence.
attctaaacgtccattgtcgattaattatatgagaatataattaaagtaagacaattgtgagagattgatgaatattttgaagatagtggatcgtaccaaactcacatgatattcaaaaggtgaatattgggcttaccccacagaacgaattatcattttatggatcggcgtcattaaatgaaattcgtgaagtggttaatttatttatcctttgacttgagatacaagtgagttatgcatgtgtggattgcatttcttgatatagtttctatatgtcctgaacaaggcagtaataaagggctattttcagaaatgttaagaaacgacattTCCAGACATTTGTAGTCAATAAAGGATTTGTAAGCTAAAGGGGGGCCGGCCACATTAAGGCTTTGTAAGCCTTGAtctagcttattttccaagcaatgtttaacctaattattctctataaatagagggcttaattctagATTTTTTCTTTCATCCATACATTCACATAAGTTTTCTCTCATCTTCTCCCTttttctttgaagtggccgatCTCCCCTTTTCTTAAGGGTATTTCGACTTTAAAGTTAAGGGTTTGTAATAAAGGGTTGTTGAGTtagtgatcggggtactagcatacattatacggggtgtctagtgtgcgatcgtagaagggttttgctttaaaccatatttaataataatcttattattattatactttattggagctttgcataaggtacacaactcaattctattctttgttaactaatttgattgcatatttgtttcgatttcttctattgtgcttactcgtgattatatgtttatttatgatttCATATTAGACGATTTTGGTCATTTAATACCTTGATCATGATCATTTATTCATATGATTATGATATATGTTATCCAAAAGGTATCAAAATAGATTGCCATGTGAATCCAACCAATTTTGACCACGACAAAATTTTGACATCCTACACAATTCCTTGCGTTCATTCACCTAAAGAGTAACAATATTACTTGGCACATTTTATATCATTTGAAGTGTTATCTTACATTAGTTAAACAAAATGTACTTGTAACGGATATATAAAGAGTAATATGTTATCATCTACATATCAGAGATACATTAATAATCATGTATTACTAATACCTTATTTTTGATTATAAAATCATCACTAATGACATTCATCGTCATACATCTTGAGTAAATATCTTGCTAGTGATtagaaaaatgattttaaaaaccttgataaaaaaatttaattatgttACATACATCTGAAACAAAAAACTTGtcatcatttcataatttaaagaactaattacatttttggtccctatGGTATTACACTTTTTGCAAGAATGGTCCAAACTTTTGAAAAGTCGCAATTTTGGTGCCAAAAGTGTGACTTTTTCGCAAAAGTGGTCCAAAAGATAACTTCCGTCTAATTTCTTCCGTTAGTGTGGTCATGTGCCTCTCACATGATGGGCAATCTCGTCTTATTACACATACAAGGACCAATTTTACAACTAACGCaatctttattcttttttttttcttttttatttatgttctttTGTTTCACAAACATCTTCTTCCCCAAACACATTCAACCACCAACCAGCACCTTTTCTTCTAAAAAGAATCTCAAATCTAAAATAGTAGccaaaccctaaatttcaaATCTAAACAAATAATACTTAAACCCCTAATCTGAACTACTACCTCTACAATCAAAACAAAGTGCTACATTTAAttagcatatatataaatcagataTATAGATCTGTATATATAGATCTCTACACTTCGGCCGAAGAAAATCACCACCACACTTCGGCCGATATTCCCTATCTAcaccatcaatatatatatatatatatatagatatgtatctACATTTAAAACCCACCAGatcatgaaaaagaaaataattgtgATGTTCAAAGATGGGTAAAAAAACCCTTGGCCGGACATACAtgaacaagatatatatatatatatatagagagagagagagttgaaCAGCAGCCGTTGACCGAGATTGATGTTATGGGTGGTGTGGTGAGTAGGTAAGGTAATGTTATGGGTGGTGGGTAGGGGCCGATGGAGGTTTTGATGGCTAAAGGATGTCAACTAGGGAGGGTCTGACAGTGGTGTGGATGTGATGTACGTTATGATGTAAGGTGTTGTGATGGCTGGAGGGGGTTACGGTGGTGCGGATTTGATGTACGGTGGTGTTGGTTAAAGTCCGGTGGGTGGTTTTCCGAAGGGGAGTAAGCACTGGTTTTTTTAGATATTGTGGAGCGGTGGAGTTGGTGGGCTGATGCTTTCGAGTTGGTGGTGTGTTTGATGTCTGGTGAGTGGTTTTACTGGTAAAGGTGGCCGGAAATAGTTAGTCACAAAAGTACAAATGGTCACtgaaaagtaaacaaaataGGAGAAAGAGATCGAGTAAAGAGATAGAGAGAGAGTAGAGAACAGTCTTGTTTATGTAAATCGACAATTTTACCCTTCACATGACACGCACATGACCACACTAACGGAAGAAATTAGACGGAAGTTATCTTTTGGACCATTTTTGCGAAAAAGTCACACTTTTGGCACCAAAATTGCGACTTTTCAAAAGTTTGGACCATTCTTGCAAAAAGTGTAATACCACAGGGACTAAAAATGCAATTAgttctaatttaaataaataaaaaaccttcTTTATTACCTTGTTTATGCttcttctatttttcttttcttattacAACCATACATTTTGTTGCCAATCAAACATACTTATACATTTCATTTTCGATTTTTCATATCTAAACCATACACGTTTCAAGGCTTGGAAACGTTAACATCAACTAGTAGTATTCATTATGGGACCAAGGCCAACACATTTGTGCCACGTTGTACGGTTTCCTACTCAGAATGTGACGTGTGTTAAAGTTTAATTGGTAACAAATCACCTTAATTACGTGGAAACTGTACACTAATTATCTTTGGCCGACACTTAACAAGTATTGtaataaaacaaacttaaaaatataaaatagattttCGACAAAAATGCCCTTTATTTCTTTCATTGTTTATAATTGGTCCTTCAACTTCTTCTggttaattgttttattatatgtattagTGTTTGTGTTTCTAACTGAAGGcataacttttaaaatgaactatttattaacttttataCATCATATTAATGAATGATTTTTACCTTTCAtacatcatatattcatattcatggCATTAAAGCACCATTGTATAAATTAGCTATATAGTGTTTGGTTTTCAAACATAACTAATAAAAATCttgttgacaaaattaaaaggTCGAAcactattaaatttataaaacctATACTTGATCAGTAATAGATTGGGTGAACAATAGTATTAGCTGATGCGACCTTTCTTGATTGGTCCATTTTAGTGTCgtgttttattttcttatggTTGAATAAAAGCATTAGCTGACTTGACCTTTCCTAATCGGACTTCAgtgtaattttttaatatttgttatctcCAATTGATGATGAGGTATAACACTAGTACGTCCAATCGTTCATTATTAATGGATTGTGATAATCATACCACAGAAACATTTACCACACTGTAAATATATTATAGCATACGGTATAAGTATATGATGCATAAAAATGATAGATTTATCAAATTCTGTAGTACGATAATTGCTTCCCGCTATTAATAGTATGTTTTGACAATTGGAGAGGGGGCGTTCTATCATTTCAAGTAGACAAAGGGTGCAACTAAAGTATTACCTTGACTTAAAGGGGCAGTTCTCCCTTCTCGTTATAAAATaaacttgaaagaaaaaacaataataacaatacaattaattaaaaatctttGACACGTTTCGTTTGTTGGGTGGCGTATTAGGCCACCTTTTCGACCAAGAAGCTAATggactaattattattattattattattttctataaaattaCGCGAACACTCTTTGTttaagaattaattaattaattcctGTGTGAATCCTATCATATATATCCGAAACAACACATATAAAATGTCAATAATGCATTCGCAcaagatattattatttataaataatatcttctagttttaaattatttgcttttcaatatttaaataaaatgggTAATTAAGCACACGGTGCTTAGCAATTACAGTAGTTTTATGTTAAGTTTATTAAATGAGTAAATTAAATAAGGAACAGGATGATATATCACATACATCACATCTTATATAACTTTTGGTTTCCATTTGCTATGAACAACAATTGATTTGGTAAAATGTAAGTATATACTGTTaacaaagaaaaatacaaaatataagtATAATGTGTGAAAGAAAAATCTTGCATGAGAGCAACTGATCACACTATATATGTTTGGCAATCGTATATTGCATCTCTAGTTCTCTACAAATTAACCAATATATGAACACAAATAGCGATGTTCAATTcgaatttgaatttgaaacttTCATAGTAGAGACATAAAAATTTTCAAGTAGACACGGATATGTAGGAGTCCGtttagtttgaaaaaaaaacacctGATGTTTTGcattttctaagaaaacaaaaaagacgTTCGAATCTtagttttctaagaaaacaaaaaacattatttttctattttttctatAGGAAACTagaatacatatttttattattttctaattttcattttctatttttaaaattgaaaatacattatattatattaattatcacCCTACACCCATGTCCTTGCCCGTCACCTCCTCCCCCTCCCCCACCCCACTCCTAACCCCCCCActtaacaaaatatattataatatgttttttaagatgaaaaatgaaaataatatattttagttttgaacgcgttttaatttttttttttttcttttcattttggGAGCACATATTAGTACCACTACTTTTTATTACTGTACCACACTGTATAACTGTTATAGCAGACAGTACAAATATATAATGCTTAATAATAGTAGATTAATAAAGAATTGTGGTACTATTATCAATTCTCtttcattttctataaaattaaaaataaaaaactagaaaacattttcctTAATTAAACACGCCCTAACATAAGGTTTTTCATTTCATGCTTAGTTACATATTTTCTTGCCTGATATAATTCTGTTAATTATTAGTTACTTCTCTATATAAATGAATCGAATTTGACATTCTCGAAAAATTATCATAATAAAAACCactatattttttcttttttttttttttgaaaaaataaaaaaagtatttttttccctttttagtTTTGCACCATCTTTGTCAAAGGAGACAACAAAATAATGACTTCTTTAGTGTAGCCTATACTCCATGCAAGTTCCACCATATATGTGGTTCATATTATATTAGCCTTAATAACCACAATCCAAACTTCATTTCAATCCTCtaaatcaccaccaccatgTTCAATCAAGCTTCTACCTCTACACAACATCAACAAGACGACGAAGATGACAACGACGATATACGTGAAATTCATGCTCTATCACCACATCCACAACCTCCACAACCACCAATAATATCATCTCAACAACCTCGACGTGGAGAATTAGCATGGGAAACAACTAGCCATCGATCATCAAATCTTTCGGTAGCTAGTACCGAATTCACTACTATGAGTAGAGAATTTAATGCCTTAGTAATTGCGGGAAATGATATTGATGTTAATGAACATAATGAGCCAATTATTAACTTGGAAAGGATTAGAGAGGAAGATCAATTTCAAAGAGATACTAATCCATTGGCTATTGTGGCTGATAATAACCCGATAATGGCCTCTCCAACTAGACGTGGCAATATTGGTACAAATAGTCATAGCCAAAATGATGTGACGTCGATGCAGCGTGTTAAGAAAGAGGAGGTGGAATCGAAGATATCGGCATGGCAGAATGCTAAGATTGCCAAGATAAATAATCGGTTTAAGAGGGATGATGCAATCATCAATGGATGGGAGAGTGAGCAGGTTCAAAAGTCTACTTCTTGGATGAAAAAAGTTGAGGTACTTAAAGTGTTATAATTATGAAGTTATAGGACTTGTTTgctactttttaaatttctaagCCAACGTGTTAGTTTAGTTGGGAAAGTTCAACCATTATTTGAGatttaatataagaaaaatgattgatagtgGTATATATTAGTTGGGTGTTATATTGGAAGTTTCTTAAAAGTGTACATATGCAATGTATtaacaaaaacttaaaatgtagtATTATTCATGAAGTTTATAGACTAAAAAAGTGATGGTAGCTGGCAATCGGTTTCGTTCTATAATCTTaattaagttgtttaacatACTGATATGTTAAAagtatatttgttattattgtaaaaatgtataaaaataatagtgATAATTATGTGAGTGTTTATATAtaagattatataaatataaatatcaaatgataaaatagaaaaataataacaattttgATGATACTTAAAAATGTAAGAATGAAATTAAGTCTTTTTATAGTGTAGTGtagaactatatatatttatccctTTAACATAACTAGCACGGTATCCGTACAATGCAGCagtggtcgtggcggcgacgatgtggtggtggaAGCGACTGTTGATAGTGGAggcggcgtcaagtggtgtagataattgatggaAAAGTAACTTAGTAACTGATTTAAAAGTTAATGaagatataataaaagataaatgactggtagtataatttaatcaataattttattttagataattttttcatataacatttaaagagagaattgttttctttattagatattattataaaagtataaattaggtGTATATGgaaattatgattaaaaaatatgggtatttttggtataaaaaaatgatgatttttctaaaatagaatttcaatatgttttataagggtttatagatatagataataacgCATTTAAAGCGCTTTCATTTAACATAACGGAGTACACTTTATTACACTTTTTCTAAAGTATTATccatttattttagttatttttgattattaaaaataaagtgaaaGGTAAAATATTACTTTATAGAATACAGCAAATAAAAACCTACaattacttgttttttttttttgttgaagactttttttgttgttgaagactTGTTAACATTTATCCTAGACAACAACTTTTACTTTTCAACCCTACTTACTTACTTGATAATGTTGTACCTTTAGAATacaatttaattttcttttgctTTCTTTTGCCTTTCTTTGGTATGAATACCgtggatatatatacataaaatacataCGTGTAACAATAAGCTATGTACACATtacctcttttttatttttctttcttttggacAATACTTTAGGCAATTGCCAATTGGTACAAATCAAGGTTGATGATCCAACAACAAATTGATTGGTGACCAATTAACTAATAATTTGAACCCATGACATAATCACGTATTCACGTATTTctatcatcaaaagtcaaaaagaTAAGATTACTCAAATGAAAAggttacccgcgtaatacggcGGCAGCAACGACCGGTGTCAGTGTTGGTGACCTAGCGAtgtgtttattaattataagtaattaatttaatggggcgatgtaaaagtaattaattttgttaaggtcattatagatatattaggtgaagatatttatattagttaataaaagaGATGAGTAATTTAAGTATTTCAAAGGCGAATGGCGGCTCAAGTCATATTGGGTCCTAaagcaaaatttaaaaatgagacTTATTTACgactaaaatttatttaagaGGATTTGCTATAGGAGCACCCCAATCTAAAGACCCACCATATAAATAGTATACATTTATACTTATCGTGTTTAAACACCCATCATACAATATATATTGATACTTTCAGTATGGTACTTTGACTTTTCTGGTCAAAGCGAGTATAATTCCCGCGTAAGAACAAACTTGCATATAGTGGGTGTTTATATTGAATTAGTGGGTGTGTTTATAGACACTACCATTTAAAAAGGAGAACAAAAGAACCAAAAAAGTAGTATTAGAATTCTCCCTTAATCAGTCTAAAAAATAAACTTAGTTAATAAAGTTTGGTGATGATTTAATAAGGTTCAAAAGTGTTTTGATTGtaaaagttaaacaaaaaatCTTTTAGGATAATGAGgatatatattttgaacaaCATATAGGAAAAATATTGGAAAACAAACAATACAACCTAAATGccgttaaaaaataaaataaaagagattaAGTATATTTGTTATTTGGGCCAAATAGTTAATGAATATAAAGTTTTTGTTAAACTAATATCTTACAATCTGTCTGTCCTAAATTGGTTTGAAAATCCTTTGAAACTAGACTTACTTTtaagcctttttattttatttttaatttttttatacgaAAATTTATCAATATGTAGCATAGTTTACACAtagaataaaatgatatatttaacgtatatatatatatatatataatttgaggCCTTCGATCATGCAGAGCCTAAAGCCCTTGCTTTAGTTGCTTTACCCTTGAAAGTTAAAAGATGAGAAAAGGGTGATTTACATTACAAataaacgagagcaagtactcgcgcgttgcggtggtggggttgataggtcatagaatatgatagccaaataccttaaaaattcgtcgaaagtatatcgaatgacatcgctaatgaaagagcatgaaattttaagaacacccatataatttttaaaaatttaccgatgtatggtttttgagataaaagattttgaataaattggaagaataaatgatttatgggggagagggaaaaaaaatattgagatttgaggagaggaaaaatgtgttaggtaaatatataattgatatatgggcattttggaaaaataaatgttaaaacttaaaatgtagacatgagagatttgctttataatatagtatagatactagattattttcccgcgtaatacgcaataaaaataatttaaataatgatataaaataaaatacatataagattaatttaaaaattataataattactaTCAGACTTATGTTGATTTTTAGTTGTAGATGTTTGTAACATATATTCGTTATTTTGCTATAGAACAACGATGTaaagttaaatttaattaatacatcatgtttatttattgtaataaaataattctaaaaaaaaaaatattatcttcttattttataaaaaatcaaatatcaaattacCACTGTAAAATacaataattatctatttaataaatcAACATAATATTACAATAACTAATGATATTAAATATTACCTGTTTTAAACTAaatgttaattataaaattcAGACACacttataaaaaagaaaatatagtcataatatacatatttgatagatgataaatttatcattaagttttaaaaagaaactTTTAAACTATGTTTGTGTGGATTACGATAATTATAGTTTAACAACATGAACATACGGATATACGATAAATATAACTAAGTGAACATTATTTATGTAACAGTAAATTTGGGATtgacaaaataatatatttttttaatataaaaacaataatatgttTGTATTAGTGATGCTTAGTAGTAAAAGTTTAGTATGTATCCATTATAAAggcttaaatttttttttaatgtttgctTTTTAATCATGTAAGTGTATATTATATAACTAAGTCtggatacttttaattttataagtcTCGTGATACTTAtgtctaaaattttaattttaaaatgctcatttatatgatttattttaCATCTAAAGTTTTAATATAACTTTAACTTGTTAAACTTAAAGTAGTTAATAACATTATGTCGACATCTTTTTGAACATTTGGTCGCAAAGCATTCATCCCTAATGGTCTCTACGTGAATGCCACCATATGGATTACAGGGAAACCCCTTAATAACCCGCCAAAGAGCACAACAATTAATTAAGAGTAAAATCTTCGCCCTCTTTGGTTTGAACTAAGGGCTCCCTAAGCAAATCTTTCATTCATGGACTTAGGATACCAATGGGATATTGCcactataatattatattatttattttttttagtaaagaTATCGACATTTTTTCACTAACATGACATCCTAAAAGATATAAAGAGTATAGGTAATTACTGCCTACTAAGTTATTTATAGGTTtactaaatattattattattattattattattatatattaaatctttATATCAATAGAAATCTAACTTgccataaaataaaatcttaatgAAAAAATGATGGAAACCTAGATGTGAACTTGTAGATGTATTAAAAGGGCCATACATTGAAATTGTATATCATACTACGTACACAGCTTATTCGTTTTTCATATTCCCATTTAcatattctttaaataaattatttccAAACTTATATGTACCTAATATCATATATTTCGGttttattaaatacatattGATATTTGACTAATTATATAAAGTAGAGGGACTAATATCGTGTatacttaataataaatttggtaacaatattattaatttgatctaatggttgtGGTTAAAAGTTAAAGCTCATCTAATGGtccttattttttataaaaaaatttaaaaccttgttatatatatatattggtagatagatatagataatggaTACATTTCCATGAGTAGAATTTTAATTCAAGTACTACAAGATCATAATAATATGTACTTACTACTTACTGCCTTACTTAAAATATCAGAGACTAGAACAGAATCTACATGTATGTATGGCATGAGGGTATGATGTTAAAACAAATTTAGTAGaccaaaaaaaaacaagttaaaaaacaaaattaaaaaacttggCTAAAAAGACTACAAATTAGTTTtgaagttgtttacatacaatacacacaactttagttatttcctattatagatattcgttcaaagtttgttacattccaaaaTACTTATCCGTAAGTAATATTTTGGGTTGTGTAGGAGTATGAGTAGAAATAGTACTAACATTTAGCCGTTAAAAAAATAACCCAAATCACTAACGAAAGGAAGCATTGGGATGAAAAGTTAGTTTGATCGTAGAATtgcaagtttttgat
It encodes:
- the LOC122606765 gene encoding remorin 4.2-like isoform X2; translation: MFNQASTSTQHQQDDEDDNDDIREIHALSPHPQPPQPPIISSQQPRRGELAWETTSHRSSNLSVASTEFTTMSREFNALVIAGNDIDVNEHNEPIINLERIREEDQFQRDTNPLAIVADNNPIMASPTRRGNIGTNSHSQNDVTSMQRVKKEEVESKISAWQNAKIAKINNRFKRDDAIINGWESEQVQKSTSWMKKVEWSWRRRCGGGSDC
- the LOC122606765 gene encoding remorin 4.2-like isoform X1, yielding MFNQASTSTQHQQDDEDDNDDIREIHALSPHPQPPQPPIISSQQPRRGELAWETTSHRSSNLSVASTEFTTMSREFNALVIAGNDIDVNEHNEPIINLERIREEDQFQRDTNPLAIVADNNPIMASPTRRGNIGTNSHSQNDVTSMQRVKKEEVESKISAWQNAKIAKINNRFKRDDAIINGWESEQVQKSTSWMKKVERKLEEKRAKAMEKMQNDVAKAKRKAEERRATAEAKRGTKVARVLEIANLMRAVGRAPTKRSFF